TATCTCGAGATCGACCTCGTCGAGCATTGCGGCGGCGTCAAGATCGACGGCGACTTTGTCCACAGTCTGGTGATGACGGACATCGCGACGGGCTGGACCGAGTGTCTGGCGATGCCGTTTCGCAATCACGCATTCGTCATCGAGCACGTCGAGCGCATCCGCGCCGCACTGCCCTTTCCGCTGCGTGGTCTCGATAGCGACAACGACACGGTCTTCATGAACGAAGGCGTGTTCGAGTTCTGCCGGAACACGGGAATCGAGCTGACCCGCTCGCGGGCCTACAAGAAGAACGATCAGGCGTGGGTCGAGCAGAAGAACGGTTCGATCGTGCGGCGCCTGGTGGGCTACGGCAAGCTGCGGGGACTGAAAGCGACGGAAACGCTGGCGTCCTTGTATCGGGTCTCGCGGCTGTACATCAACTACTTCCAGCCGTCATTCAAGCTGAAGTCGAAGACACGCGATGGGGCGCGGGTAACGAAGCACTACGAGGCGCCGCTGACGCCGCTGGAGCGCGTGCTGCGTTCAACGTCCGTGCCGCAGGCGACCCGGCAGCGCCTGCAGGAAGAGTTTCGTGCGCTCGATCCGGTCGAGCTCCTGCACCGTATGCGCGAGGCTCAGCGGCATGTGGCCGAATGCTCGGCTGCGGGCAGCGGGGTGACAGCCACCAAGGCGGCGGACAGTGAGGTACCGATTGAGGAATTCCTGACCAGCTTGAGTACGGCGTGGCAGGCTGGCGAGGTACGCCCGACCCATGGTCGGAAGGCTGCCTCGGTACATGACTGGCGCACGCGCCCGGATCCATTCGCGGACACATGGCCCAAAATACAGCAGTGGCTCGAGACGGAACCGGATGTCAGCGCCCAACAGCTGCAGAAACGGCTCACCGAGATGATGCCCGAGCTCTATTCCGGCGCTCAACTGCG
This region of Thauera sp. JM12B12 genomic DNA includes:
- a CDS encoding transposase family protein; amino-acid sequence: MARRLSMTTRRELITAVGERYRRSSRSGKQQILDEFLKLTGYHRKHAIRVLGREAQSPKARPGPRRRYNDEIRVTLITLWEAADRICGKRLKAVIPTLLESMNRYGHLSLADELRKRLLGISAATIDRLLRDVRQQAFGGQRKRAGGVGNAIRRAVPIRTFADWGDPLPGYLEIDLVEHCGGVKIDGDFVHSLVMTDIATGWTECLAMPFRNHAFVIEHVERIRAALPFPLRGLDSDNDTVFMNEGVFEFCRNTGIELTRSRAYKKNDQAWVEQKNGSIVRRLVGYGKLRGLKATETLASLYRVSRLYINYFQPSFKLKSKTRDGARVTKHYEAPLTPLERVLRSTSVPQATRQRLQEEFRALDPVELLHRMREAQRHVAECSAAGSGVTATKAADSEVPIEEFLTSLSTAWQAGEVRPTHGRKAASVHDWRTRPDPFADTWPKIQQWLETEPDVSAQQLQKRLTEMMPELYSGAQLRTLQRRVKAWRTNRARELVTRTLGADAVAAAAATRRQPPPQNNPKATITPE